In a genomic window of Sulfurimonas denitrificans DSM 1251:
- a CDS encoding NifU family protein: MIPFTDEELMNPVRNVIDKVRPSLALDSGDISFITVKNSKVYIQLKGACVGCASSGTTLKYGVERQLKMDIHPEITVINVPVGMENDIDNL; this comes from the coding sequence ATGATTCCATTTACAGACGAAGAGTTGATGAATCCAGTTAGAAACGTAATAGATAAAGTTCGTCCATCCTTAGCCCTTGATAGTGGAGATATAAGTTTTATTACAGTTAAAAATTCAAAAGTATATATCCAGTTAAAGGGTGCATGCGTTGGGTGTGCTAGTAGTGGGACAACACTTAAATATGGTGTAGAGAGACAATTAAAGATGGATATTCATCCAGAAATAACAGTTATAAATGTACCAGTTGGTATGGAAAACGATATAGATAATTTATAA